In Arcobacter ellisii, a genomic segment contains:
- a CDS encoding LysR family transcriptional regulator: MDLKTIKTFKTIINENGFVNASYKLGCTQSTVTFHIQQLEQELGMKLFEKIGRKMVLTQDAKDIMPLIDDILLSLEQIKNYKKDSNEITGKLRIAMPETLLIYKMQKVLKEFKLKAPNVELSIQGMNCYEVRQQLLKGNIDLGIHYDVGKYIDTFISNRLNNFKLTLVASPNLSKKYFNFVMNNQVKPLSIVSNHPRALYKEYFLKYLNSKQIILQNTLEVGSIEATKQSILSNLGIAYVPEFTVENEIKNGDLIELEHEIEDTSINAIYVYHKNKYITKAMSLFIKLLQKQLK, from the coding sequence ATGGATTTAAAAACTATTAAAACTTTTAAAACTATTATCAATGAAAATGGCTTTGTTAATGCTTCTTATAAATTAGGATGCACACAATCAACAGTAACATTTCATATACAACAATTAGAACAAGAATTAGGTATGAAATTATTTGAAAAAATTGGACGTAAAATGGTTTTAACACAAGATGCAAAAGATATTATGCCATTAATAGATGATATATTATTATCATTAGAACAAATCAAAAACTATAAAAAAGATTCGAATGAAATTACTGGAAAATTAAGAATTGCAATGCCAGAAACACTTTTAATTTATAAAATGCAAAAAGTTTTAAAAGAATTCAAATTAAAAGCACCAAATGTAGAACTTTCAATACAAGGTATGAATTGTTATGAAGTTAGACAACAATTATTAAAAGGAAATATTGATTTGGGTATTCATTATGATGTAGGAAAGTATATAGATACTTTTATATCAAATAGACTAAATAATTTTAAATTAACACTTGTTGCCTCACCAAATTTATCAAAAAAATATTTTAATTTTGTAATGAATAATCAAGTAAAACCATTATCTATTGTAAGTAATCATCCACGTGCTCTTTATAAAGAATATTTTCTGAAATATTTAAATTCAAAACAGATAATTTTACAAAATACCCTAGAAGTAGGAAGTATTGAAGCAACTAAACAAAGTATCTTATCAAATTTAGGAATTGCTTATGTTCCTGAATTTACTGTTGAAAATGAGATTAAAAATGGTGATTTAATTGAATTAGAACATGAAATCGAAGATACAAGCATTAATGCAATATATGTATATCATAAAAATAAATATATTACAAAAGCAATGAGTTTATTTATTAAATTATTACAAAAGCAATTGAAATAA
- a CDS encoding MFS transporter, which produces MDVKQKRNLLIVFGILILIISMGIRQSFGMFAPSFIQIYDITRANFGLALAIQHLLFGLAQPFIGYLSDKYGYDKVLLVGSFLYTLGLFLVTVFSNVFGLYISVGLLVGLALSATTYVVVLGAIAKIVNPNKRGMVFGIATAAASFGMFIFIPITKNLLNHFELNIVFYIFCLFALIIGFLGFFMKTSQFDNNSNNIDNEESISKALYCSKTHSGYWRLNIGFFVCGFHVAFIMTHFPTYLKDGKIDSEIATYAFALIGLLNIFGSFLFGTLADKFSKRKLLTGLYFSRAFIFALLIIFPLTNTTALLFGILIGFVWLATVPLTSGLVAQIFGVKALATLYGIVFLFHQLGSFLGAWVGGIVYEKTGSYDTIWIACVFLSILAAIIHINMDDKKINYKSL; this is translated from the coding sequence TTGGATGTAAAACAAAAAAGAAATTTATTAATTGTATTTGGTATTCTAATTCTAATTATATCGATGGGAATAAGACAAAGTTTTGGTATGTTTGCTCCATCATTCATACAAATATATGATATTACTAGAGCAAATTTTGGATTAGCTTTAGCAATACAACATTTACTTTTTGGACTAGCTCAACCTTTTATAGGTTATTTAAGTGATAAATATGGTTATGATAAAGTTTTATTAGTTGGAAGTTTTTTATATACTCTAGGATTATTTTTAGTAACTGTTTTTTCAAATGTATTTGGATTATATATAAGTGTAGGTCTCCTAGTAGGATTAGCTCTAAGTGCCACAACATATGTAGTTGTTCTTGGAGCAATAGCAAAAATAGTAAATCCAAATAAAAGAGGAATGGTATTTGGAATTGCAACAGCTGCTGCTTCATTTGGTATGTTTATATTTATTCCTATTACAAAAAATTTACTTAATCATTTTGAGTTAAATATTGTCTTTTATATCTTTTGTTTATTTGCTTTAATTATTGGATTTTTAGGTTTTTTTATGAAAACTTCACAATTTGATAATAATTCAAATAATATAGATAATGAAGAATCTATTTCAAAAGCCTTATATTGTTCAAAAACACATAGTGGATATTGGAGATTAAATATTGGATTCTTTGTTTGTGGATTTCATGTGGCATTTATAATGACACATTTTCCAACTTATTTAAAAGATGGAAAAATTGATAGTGAAATAGCTACTTACGCCTTTGCATTAATTGGATTATTAAATATTTTTGGTTCATTTTTGTTTGGAACTTTAGCAGATAAATTTTCTAAAAGAAAACTTTTAACGGGACTTTATTTTTCAAGAGCATTTATTTTTGCGTTGTTGATTATATTTCCTCTTACAAATACAACAGCTCTTTTATTTGGTATTTTAATTGGATTTGTTTGGTTAGCAACAGTTCCTTTAACAAGTGGACTTGTAGCACAAATTTTTGGAGTAAAAGCACTTGCAACACTATATGGAATTGTTTTTTTATTTCATCAATTAGGAAGCTTTTTAGGAGCTTGGGTAGGAGGAATTGTTTATGAAAAGACAGGTTCTTATGATACTATTTGGATTGCTTGTGTATTTTTATCTATATTAGCTGCTATTATTCACATAAATATGGATGATAAAAAAATAAACTATAAAAGTTTATAA